AAATGATTCCCTACTTCATCTGAAGGATAACTAAACATTAATACGATTTTTTTAGCTTTTCTCGCTATTCCTTTTAAGCAAACAGAAAATCTATTTCTACTAAGGATTGGAAATATAACACCAATAGTTTTATCTCCATATTTTGCTTCAACATCTTGGGCTATATTATCTATAGATGCATAATTTCCTTGAGCTCTTGCAACAATAGATTCAGTTATAGCAACTATATCCCTATCTTTTAATTGAATATTATCATTTTTTACAGCTTTCATTACAGAATTTACTACAAATTTTGAAATATCATCCCCTTGGTGAATAATAGGGGCTCTCAACCCTCTTGAAATAGTTCCTACTAATCTTCCCATTCTACTACACTCCTTTTAAATTCTAAGCTTCGATTAAATTAAGTTCAGCCATTTCTTTAAAAATCACGTCTATTTTTTTTAGTTGAGACAATCTATTCATTTTTATTTCTTCATTTTTATCATTAACCATTACACTATCAAAATATTCATTGATAATTTCTTCTCCACTTAAAACTACTTCTAAATATCCTCTGTAATCTTTATTCGCTAATTTAGTTTCTAAAGAAATTGCCAACCCATTTACAAAGTTATATAATTCATTTTCAACTTTTTCTTTGAATAATTCTTCTTTAACTTCTTTATCTTTATGAGATTTAACAATATTTCCTACTCTTTTTATTATAGAAATTATATTTTTAAATTTAGAATCTTTCATTTCTTCAGTTATAACTTTGATTCTTTCTTCTGTATCAACTACATTATTCCAAGAGTTTTTAACAACTGCTAATATAACATCTCTTCTATAGCCTAAGTCAGTGAAAACATTTATAACTCTTTGTTTTAAGAAATCTAAAACTTCTTTTTCCAATTCTTTTTGATCTTTCTTTAAAACTCCAGCTTCATCTAAAACTTCAATAGATTTTTCTACTAATTCTTTTAAAGATATATCTAATTTAGAGTTTAAAATAACATTAACTATTGCTAAAGCTGCTCTTCTTAAAGCAAATGGATCTTTCGAACCTGTTACTGCAACTCCTACCCCTAAGCATCCTACTAAAGTATCTAATCTATCACACATTCCTGCAATAATTCCTTCTTTGGTTGTAGGAAGATTATCTCCTTTAAATCTAGGGAAATAATGCTCTTCAATACCCTTTGCAACTGTTTCTTTTTCTCCATTTTTAAGAGCATAATCAGCTCCCATAAATCCTTGAAGTTCTGTAAATTCTTTTTCATTTATCATATTAGAAACAAGATCTGCTTTGCATAAAGCAATTGTTCTTTTTATATTTTCTTTATCTGCTTCATATCCTAATTTTTCAATTAATAAATCAGCTATTTTAGAAACTCTTTCCATTTTAGAATAAATAGTTCCTAAATCTTTTTGATAAACAACTGTTTTTAGTTTTTCAATATTGTTTTCAAATGGTTTTTTTAAATCTTCTTGATAGAAAAATCTTGCATCAGCAAGTCTTGCTGATAAAACTTTTTCATTTCCTAGTTTTACTTTTTCTGAATTTTCAATACCATTTCTTACTACTACAAATTTAGGTAATAATTTTCCATTTTTATCTAAAATCGGGAAATATCTTTGATGAACTTCCATTGAAATAATTAAAACTTCTTGAGGAACTTCTAAAAATTCCTTATTAAATGTTCCAATTATAGGATAAGGATATTCTACTAAATTAGCTACTTCATTTAATAAATTTTGATGAATTAAAACTTGTTCATCCTCACCTGTACAATTTTCTTCTATCATATCTTTAATCATTGATTTTCTTTCATCAATATCAATAATTACATTATTTTCTCTAATTTTAGTGAAATATTCTTCAACACTTGAAACTGTAAATCTATCTCCAAAAAATCTGTGACCTCTTGATTCTAAAGAACTTTTTATTCCTTCTATTTCAAATTCAACTAATTCCTCATCACAAATAGCTAAAAACCATTGGATTGGTCTTGCAAATCTGAAACTCTTATCTGACCATTTCATTGATTTTGGAAATTCTAATTCACATATTAAATCTTTTAATAAATTTGGTAATATTTTTTTTGTTTCAATACCTTTAGAGAATTTTCTTACTGCAATATATTCTCCTTTTTTAGTTTCTACTATTTCTAAATCTTTTGGATCTATCCCTTGAGATTTTGCAAATCCCATTCCTGCTCTTGAAATTTCTCCAGCTTCATCATAAGCAACTCTTTTAGCTGGTCCCATATTTAGAACATCTAAGTCTTCTTGCTTTTCTGCCAATTCTTCAACTTCCACAACCAATCTTCTAGGTGTTCCATAAGTATTTATTTTCTTATATTCTATTCTTTCCGCTTTTAATTTTTTTTCTAAATTTGATTTTAAACTATTTAATGCATTTATTAGAAATCTTGCTGGATTTTCTTCCATTCCTATTTCAAAAAGTAGTCTCATTTTAATTCCTCCAATACAATTAATTTATTTATTTTTCTTCAACAAAGGGTAACCTAATTTTTTTCTGTTTTCCACATAAATTTCTGCACATTTTTTAGCTAAATCTCTAACTCTTAAAATATACGCCATTCTTTCTGTTGTTGAAATAGCCCCTCTTGAATCTAAAACATTAAATGTATGAGAACATTTTAATACAAAATCATACGCTGGTAAAACTAGCCCTTCTTCTAATATTTTCTTTGCTTCAGCTTCATAATCATCGAACCATTTAAAGTAAGAATCTAAATTTGCTAATTCAAAAGAATATTTTGAATTTTCAAATTCATACTGATATCTCATATCCCCATATTTTACATCTTCTGTCCAATCTAAATCATAAACATTTGATTTATCTTGAATATATAAAGCTATTCTTTCTAGTCCATAAGTAATTTCTACAGGAACTATATCAAGTTCTAATCCTCCAACTTGTTGGAAATAAGTAAATTGAGTAATTTCCATTCCATCTAGCCATACTTCCCAACCAAGTCCCCAAGCTCCTAAAGTTGGTGATTCCCAGTCATCTTCTACAAATCTTATATCATGTTCTTCAGGAATTATTCCTAAAAGTCTTAAACTTTCTAAATAAAGCTCTTGAATATTTTCTGGAGATGGTTTCATTATAACTTGAAACTGATGATGTTGATAAACTCTATTTGGATTTTCTCCATATCTTCCATCTTTAGGTCTTCTTGATGGTTCTACATAAGCAGTCTTCCAAGGTTCTGGTCCTAAAGACATTAAGAATGTATTTGGATTAAATGTTCCAGCTCCTGTTTCTATATCATAAGGATTTCCTAAAACACAACCCTTAGATCCCCAATAATCTTGAAGAGTTCTTATTATCTCTTGAAATGTCATTTTCTTGCCTCCATTTTATATTTTTATATTTTAATTATCTTAATTTTTTAAAAATATATCTATTTACTTGATTTGTGTTCTTTTTTTAAAAACATATCTAAAATTATTAAAGCGACTCCTAAATTAATATAAACATCTGCCATATTAAAAACAAAGCTCCAAATCCCACGAAAATCAATCATATCAACTACATATCCTCTGAAAATTCGATCTATCATATTTCCAATAGCCCCACTAATAATTAATAAATAAGATATATTCTCAATTGTTTTATTTGTTTTAAAATTCCTAAAAAAGTACCACAAAAGTAATATGATCGCTACAACAGTAGCTATACTGATTATATCTATCTTCCCTTGAAACACACCAAAAGCTATCCCTCTATTTTGGACATATGTTATATGGAAAAAATTCGATATTACTTCTATTGTGTCACCTAGGAACATACTATTATCAACTAGGAATTTAGTTAGTTGGTCTATTAAGACCAACATAACTATTCCAATCATATATATAAACATACTTTATTCTCCTAAAACTGATGCACATCTAGGACAAAGAGTTGGATGTTCAGGATTTTTACCTATTTCTTTTGAATACTTCCAACATCTTTCACATTTTTCTCCCTCAGCATGAAGAACTTTTACAAATAATTCAATTTCATCATCTTTAGCAAATGTTTCATCTGTTTCATCCACATAATTTAATTCAGAAACAATAAATGCCATTTCTAATAATTCTTGATTTTCTTTTATAAATGTTTTTAAATTCTCGTCTTGAGTTGAAATTAATACTTTTGCATCTAAAGCATTTCCAATTATTCTATCTTTCCCTTGTCTTGCTTTTTCAAGATATTTATTTACTGCTTTTCTTAATTTTATTACATTTTCCCATTTACTTGCTAATTCTTCATTTAAATATTCATCTTTATTTTCAAACCATTTAGTTAAATGAACTGATTCTGAATCCTTATCATGCTCAGGTAATTTAGTCCAAATTTCTTCTGCTGTAAATGAAAGAATTGGAGAAACCATTTTAACTAAACAAACTAAAATTTCATTCATTACTGTTTGAGCTGCTCTTCTACCAACAGAATTTGCATTTTCTGTATATAATCTATCTTTAATTATATCTAAATAGAATGCTGACATATCTATTCCTGCAAAATAATGAACTGCTTGGAATAAATTATAGAATTCATATTTTTCATAATTTTCTGTAACTTGTCTTTTTAATTCTTCTAATTTATGTAATGCCCATTTATCTATTTCATGTAAATCATCATAAGATACTGCATCAACTTTTGGATCAAAATCAGCTGTATTTCCTAAAATATATCTAGCTGTATTTCTTACTCTTCTATAAG
This DNA window, taken from Fusobacterium sp. JB019, encodes the following:
- the glyS gene encoding glycine--tRNA ligase subunit beta, yielding MRLLFEIGMEENPARFLINALNSLKSNLEKKLKAERIEYKKINTYGTPRRLVVEVEELAEKQEDLDVLNMGPAKRVAYDEAGEISRAGMGFAKSQGIDPKDLEIVETKKGEYIAVRKFSKGIETKKILPNLLKDLICELEFPKSMKWSDKSFRFARPIQWFLAICDEELVEFEIEGIKSSLESRGHRFFGDRFTVSSVEEYFTKIRENNVIIDIDERKSMIKDMIEENCTGEDEQVLIHQNLLNEVANLVEYPYPIIGTFNKEFLEVPQEVLIISMEVHQRYFPILDKNGKLLPKFVVVRNGIENSEKVKLGNEKVLSARLADARFFYQEDLKKPFENNIEKLKTVVYQKDLGTIYSKMERVSKIADLLIEKLGYEADKENIKRTIALCKADLVSNMINEKEFTELQGFMGADYALKNGEKETVAKGIEEHYFPRFKGDNLPTTKEGIIAGMCDRLDTLVGCLGVGVAVTGSKDPFALRRAALAIVNVILNSKLDISLKELVEKSIEVLDEAGVLKKDQKELEKEVLDFLKQRVINVFTDLGYRRDVILAVVKNSWNNVVDTEERIKVITEEMKDSKFKNIISIIKRVGNIVKSHKDKEVKEELFKEKVENELYNFVNGLAISLETKLANKDYRGYLEVVLSGEEIINEYFDSVMVNDKNEEIKMNRLSQLKKIDVIFKEMAELNLIEA
- the glyQ gene encoding glycine--tRNA ligase subunit alpha, with translation MTFQEIIRTLQDYWGSKGCVLGNPYDIETGAGTFNPNTFLMSLGPEPWKTAYVEPSRRPKDGRYGENPNRVYQHHQFQVIMKPSPENIQELYLESLRLLGIIPEEHDIRFVEDDWESPTLGAWGLGWEVWLDGMEITQFTYFQQVGGLELDIVPVEITYGLERIALYIQDKSNVYDLDWTEDVKYGDMRYQYEFENSKYSFELANLDSYFKWFDDYEAEAKKILEEGLVLPAYDFVLKCSHTFNVLDSRGAISTTERMAYILRVRDLAKKCAEIYVENRKKLGYPLLKKNK
- the lspA gene encoding signal peptidase II, with the translated sequence MFIYMIGIVMLVLIDQLTKFLVDNSMFLGDTIEVISNFFHITYVQNRGIAFGVFQGKIDIISIATVVAIILLLWYFFRNFKTNKTIENISYLLIISGAIGNMIDRIFRGYVVDMIDFRGIWSFVFNMADVYINLGVALIILDMFLKKEHKSSK